One region of Faecalibacter bovis genomic DNA includes:
- a CDS encoding AtpZ/AtpI family protein — protein MKQEPKTKNVNNFLKFSGMGIQMALTIAIFAGIGYWLDGKMETKQPYWTAAMSLVGVFGGIFSVIRQLPKE, from the coding sequence ATGAAACAAGAGCCTAAGACAAAAAACGTGAATAATTTCTTGAAATTTTCTGGAATGGGAATTCAAATGGCGTTAACGATTGCTATCTTTGCCGGAATTGGATATTGGTTAGATGGAAAAATGGAAACCAAACAACCTTATTGGACAGCCGCAATGTCGTTAGTAGGTGTTTTTGGAGGAATATTTTCAGTCATTCGCCAATTACCAAAAGAGTAG
- the dusB gene encoding tRNA dihydrouridine synthase DusB, producing the protein MVKIGNIELPDFPLLLAPMEDVSDPPFRRLCKEHGADLMYTEFISSEGLIRDAIKSRMKLDIFDYERPIGIQIFGGDEEAMAMSAKIVETVEPDLVDINFGCPVKKVVCKGAGAGVLKDIDLMVKLTKSVVESTHLPVTVKTRLGWDHDSINIDEVAQRLQDTGIKALAIHGRTRAQMYKGHSDWSHIARVKANPNIEIPIFGNGDIDSPQKAVEYKEKYGVDGVMIGRAAIGYPWIFNQIKHYRETGELLPEPTIYERMEAAKNHLLWAVEWKGERTGILETRMHYTNYFKGIPNFKPYRTKLVTQDNLIDIEATFKEIEEEFIPQLLNNI; encoded by the coding sequence GTGGTAAAGATAGGAAACATAGAGTTACCAGACTTCCCTTTGTTACTTGCTCCGATGGAGGATGTAAGTGATCCGCCATTCCGTCGTTTATGTAAGGAACATGGCGCAGATTTGATGTATACTGAGTTTATCTCGTCTGAAGGATTAATTCGTGACGCGATTAAGAGTCGTATGAAGTTGGATATTTTTGATTATGAAAGACCAATTGGTATTCAGATTTTTGGTGGTGATGAAGAAGCAATGGCGATGTCTGCTAAAATTGTGGAAACTGTCGAACCTGATTTAGTAGATATTAATTTTGGTTGTCCTGTAAAGAAAGTAGTTTGTAAAGGTGCTGGTGCTGGCGTATTAAAAGATATTGATTTGATGGTTAAATTAACAAAATCAGTAGTTGAAAGTACACATTTACCAGTTACAGTTAAAACTCGTTTAGGTTGGGATCATGATTCTATTAATATAGATGAAGTTGCACAACGTTTACAAGATACAGGAATCAAAGCCTTGGCAATTCACGGTCGTACTCGTGCACAGATGTACAAAGGACATTCGGATTGGTCGCACATTGCAAGAGTAAAAGCAAATCCAAATATTGAGATTCCAATTTTTGGAAATGGAGATATTGATTCGCCACAAAAAGCTGTAGAATACAAGGAAAAATACGGTGTTGATGGTGTGATGATTGGACGCGCTGCTATTGGTTATCCTTGGATTTTTAATCAGATTAAACATTACCGTGAAACGGGAGAATTGTTACCAGAACCTACCATTTACGAACGTATGGAAGCTGCTAAAAACCATCTTTTATGGGCTGTTGAATGGAAAGGTGAACGCACAGGAATTTTAGAAACTCGTATGCATTACACGAACTATTTCAAAGGTATTCCTAATTTTAAACCTTATCGTACGAAATTAGTTACACAAGATAATTTAATTGATATCGAAGCAACTTTTAAAGAAATTGAAGAAGAATTTATTCCTCAATTACTTAATAATATTTAA